The Globicephala melas chromosome 13, mGloMel1.2, whole genome shotgun sequence genome includes a region encoding these proteins:
- the SLC7A4 gene encoding cationic amino acid transporter 4 isoform X3: protein MASGLPSTAGLARFCQKLKRLKPLEEATMETSLQRCLSALDLTLLGVGAMVGSGLYVLTGTVAKEITGPAVIVSFTVAAVASLLAALCYAEFGARVPRTGSAYLFTYVSMGELWAFLIGWNLVLEYVIAGAAVARAWSGYLDAMFDHHIRNFTEAHVGIWQVPLLARYPDFLAAGILLLASTFVSCGARVSSWLNHTLSAISMVVILFIIILGFVLARSHNWGKEEGGFAPFGFSGIMSGTATCFYAFVGFDVIAASSEEARNPKRAVPLAIAISLGLAASAYILVSTVLTLMVPWHSLDPNSALADAFYQRGYSWAGYLVATGSICAMTTVLLNGLFCLPRIIYAMAVDGLFFQAFAYVHPRTQVPLVGILVFGVLTVLVALLLDLEALVQFLSIGTLLAYTFVAISIIVLRFQKAPLSSSPSPASPRPAAKEYNSFSDHIELVGTEQVPAPEPGQLRPALRPYLGFLDRCSPGVAVASAICVLVASAITLGCVLIFGDSALHLPRWGYILLLLLCSIMFLLSLLVLGAHQQQRQQDTFQIPMVPLIPALSILLNICLMLKLSYLTWVRFSIWLLIGEWGARLVSWAGCRRRVRRASRAETCHSCSCHPCRTLGIFRLWHLAQQGEPAGAAGADHHTLCGFL, encoded by the exons ATGGCTTCAGGACTGCCCAGCACTGCCGGCCTGGCGCGCTTCTGCCAGAAGCTGAAACGGCTGAAGCCGCTGGAGGAGGCCACCATGGAGACATCGCTGCAGCGCTGCCTGTCCGCGCTGGACCTGACCCTGCTGGGAGTGGGGGCCATGGTGGGCTCGGGCCTCTATGTGCTCACCGGTACCGTGGCCAAGGAGATAACCGGCCCGGCCGTGATCGTGTCCTTCACTGTGGCCGCCGTGGCCTCCCTGCTGGCGGCCCTGTGTTACGCTGAGTTTGGGGCACGCGTGCCCCGCACAGGCTCTGCCTACCTGTTCACCTATGTGTCCATGGGCGAGCTGTGGGCCTTCCTCATCGGCTGGAACCTGGTGCTCGAGTACGTCATAGCTGGTGCTGCTGTGGCCCGCGCCTGGAGCGGCTACCTGGACGCCATGTTCGACCACCACATCCGCAACTTCACCGAGGCCCATGTGGGCATCTGGCAGGTGCCCCTCCTGGCCAGATATCCTGACTTCCTGGCTGCCGGCATCCTACTTTTGGCCTCCACCTTCGTCTCCTGCGGAGCCCGTGTCTCCTCCTGGCTCAACCACACCTTATCTGCCATCAGCATGGTCGTCATCCTCTTCATCATCATCCTGGGGTTTGTCCTCGCCCGCTCACACAACTGGGGCAAGGAGGAGGGCGGCTTTGCACCCTTCGGCTTCTCCGGTATCATGTCCGGCACCGCGACCTGCTTCTATGCCTTCGTGGGCTTTGACGTTATTGCCGCCTCTAGTGAGGAGGCCCGGAACCCGAAGCGAGCCGTGCCCCTGGCCATTGCCATCTCGCTTGGCCTCGCAGCCAGCGCCTACATCCTGGTCTCCACGGTGCTCACCCTCATGGTGCCCTGGCACAGCCTGGACCCTAATTCAGCGCTCGCTGACGCCTTCTACCAGCGGGGCTACAGCTGGGCTGGCTACCTCGTGGCGACTGGCTCCATCTGCG CCATGACCACTGTCCTGCTCAACGGTCTCTTCTGCCTTCCCCGCATCATCTACGCCATGGCCGTCGACGGGCTATTCTTCCAGGCATTTGCCTACGTGCACCCCCGGACACAGGTGCCTCTGGTAGGCATCCTGGTGTTCGGGGTTCTCACGGTTTTGGTGGCGCTGCTGCTGGACCTCGAGGCATTGGTCCAGTTCCTGTCCATTGGCACACTGCTGGCCTACACCTTCGTGGCCATCAGCATTATCGTGCTGCGATTCCAGAAGGCCCCTCTGTCCAGTTCCCCAAGCCCAGCCAGCCCCCGCCCTGCGGCCAAGGAGTACAATTCCTTCTCAGACCACATAGAGCTGGTGGGCACCGAGCAGGTCCCAGCCCCCGAGCCTGGGCAGCTGCGGCCAGCCCTGAGGCCCTACTTGGGCTTCCTGGATAGGTGCAGCCCTGGAGTGGCCGTGGCTTCAGCGATCTGCGTCCTGGTGGCCTCAGCCATCACCCTGGGCTGTGTGCTGATCTTCGGGGACTCAGCCCTGCACCTCCCTCGCTGGGGCTACATCCTGCTGCTTCTGCTCTGCAGCATCATGTTTCTGCTCAGTCTCCTCGTCCTGGGGGCCCACCAGCAGCAACGCCAGCAGGACACCTTCCAG ATCCCCATGGTGCCCCTGATTCCAGCCTTGAGCATTCTCCTCAACATCTGCCTCATGCTGAAGCTGAGCTACCTGACCTGGGTGCGCTTCTCCATCTGGCTGCTGATTGGTGAGTGGGGGGCCAGGCTGGTGTCCTGGGCCGGCTGCaggaggagggtgaggagggCGAGCAGGGCTGAGACCTGCCATTCATGCTCGTGCCACCCCTGCAGGACTCTTGGTATATTTCGGCTATGGCATCTGGCACAGCAAGGAGAACCAGCGGGAGCTGCCGGGGCTGACCATCACACGCTATGTGGTTTTCTCTAG
- the SLC7A4 gene encoding cationic amino acid transporter 4 isoform X4 → MEPLRRRGPPTHPCPSPALWQASVKRLTTPGWDQREDRRLGSLSLPSGPGRCQQLAWCSSQLPAMASGLPSTAGLARFCQKLKRLKPLEEATMETSLQRCLSALDLTLLGVGAMVGSGLYVLTGTVAKEITGPAVIVSFTVAAVASLLAALCYAEFGARVPRTGSAYLFTYVSMGELWAFLIGWNLVLEYVIAGAAVARAWSGYLDAMFDHHIRNFTEAHVGIWQVPLLARYPDFLAAGILLLASTFVSCGARVSSWLNHTLSAISMVVILFIIILGFVLARSHNWGKEEGGFAPFGFSGIMSGTATCFYAFVGFDVIAASSEEARNPKRAVPLAIAISLGLAASAYILVSTVLTLMVPWHSLDPNSALADAFYQRGYSWAGYLVATGSICAMTTVLLNGLFCLPRIIYAMAVDGLFFQAFAYVHPRTQVPLVQPWSGRGFSDLRPGGLSHHPGLCADLRGLSPAPPSLGLHPAASALQHHVSAQSPRPGGPPAATPAGHLPDPHGAPDSSLEHSPQHLPHAEAELPDLGALLHLAADWTLGIFRLWHLAQQGEPAGAAGADHHTLCGFL, encoded by the exons ATGGAGCCCCTGAGGCGGAGAgggcctcccacccacccctgtcccagccctgccctctggcAGGCCAGTGTTAAGCGGCTCACTACCCCTGGGTGGGATCAGAGGGAAGACAGAAGGCTGGGCAGCCTGTCACTCCCCTCTGGCCCTGGTAGGTGCCAGCAGCTGGCTTGGTGCTCCTCTCAGCTGCCTGCAATGGCTTCAGGACTGCCCAGCACTGCCGGCCTGGCGCGCTTCTGCCAGAAGCTGAAACGGCTGAAGCCGCTGGAGGAGGCCACCATGGAGACATCGCTGCAGCGCTGCCTGTCCGCGCTGGACCTGACCCTGCTGGGAGTGGGGGCCATGGTGGGCTCGGGCCTCTATGTGCTCACCGGTACCGTGGCCAAGGAGATAACCGGCCCGGCCGTGATCGTGTCCTTCACTGTGGCCGCCGTGGCCTCCCTGCTGGCGGCCCTGTGTTACGCTGAGTTTGGGGCACGCGTGCCCCGCACAGGCTCTGCCTACCTGTTCACCTATGTGTCCATGGGCGAGCTGTGGGCCTTCCTCATCGGCTGGAACCTGGTGCTCGAGTACGTCATAGCTGGTGCTGCTGTGGCCCGCGCCTGGAGCGGCTACCTGGACGCCATGTTCGACCACCACATCCGCAACTTCACCGAGGCCCATGTGGGCATCTGGCAGGTGCCCCTCCTGGCCAGATATCCTGACTTCCTGGCTGCCGGCATCCTACTTTTGGCCTCCACCTTCGTCTCCTGCGGAGCCCGTGTCTCCTCCTGGCTCAACCACACCTTATCTGCCATCAGCATGGTCGTCATCCTCTTCATCATCATCCTGGGGTTTGTCCTCGCCCGCTCACACAACTGGGGCAAGGAGGAGGGCGGCTTTGCACCCTTCGGCTTCTCCGGTATCATGTCCGGCACCGCGACCTGCTTCTATGCCTTCGTGGGCTTTGACGTTATTGCCGCCTCTAGTGAGGAGGCCCGGAACCCGAAGCGAGCCGTGCCCCTGGCCATTGCCATCTCGCTTGGCCTCGCAGCCAGCGCCTACATCCTGGTCTCCACGGTGCTCACCCTCATGGTGCCCTGGCACAGCCTGGACCCTAATTCAGCGCTCGCTGACGCCTTCTACCAGCGGGGCTACAGCTGGGCTGGCTACCTCGTGGCGACTGGCTCCATCTGCG CCATGACCACTGTCCTGCTCAACGGTCTCTTCTGCCTTCCCCGCATCATCTACGCCATGGCCGTCGACGGGCTATTCTTCCAGGCATTTGCCTACGTGCACCCCCGGACACAGGTGCCTCTG GTGCAGCCCTGGAGTGGCCGTGGCTTCAGCGATCTGCGTCCTGGTGGCCTCAGCCATCACCCTGGGCTGTGTGCTGATCTTCGGGGACTCAGCCCTGCACCTCCCTCGCTGGGGCTACATCCTGCTGCTTCTGCTCTGCAGCATCATGTTTCTGCTCAGTCTCCTCGTCCTGGGGGCCCACCAGCAGCAACGCCAGCAGGACACCTTCCAG ATCCCCATGGTGCCCCTGATTCCAGCCTTGAGCATTCTCCTCAACATCTGCCTCATGCTGAAGCTGAGCTACCTGACCTGGGTGCGCTTCTCCATCTGGCTGCTGATTG GACTCTTGGTATATTTCGGCTATGGCATCTGGCACAGCAAGGAGAACCAGCGGGAGCTGCCGGGGCTGACCATCACACGCTATGTGGTTTTCTCTAG
- the SLC7A4 gene encoding cationic amino acid transporter 4 isoform X1 — MEPLRRRGPPTHPCPSPALWQASVKRLTTPGWDQREDRRLGSLSLPSGPGRCQQLAWCSSQLPAMASGLPSTAGLARFCQKLKRLKPLEEATMETSLQRCLSALDLTLLGVGAMVGSGLYVLTGTVAKEITGPAVIVSFTVAAVASLLAALCYAEFGARVPRTGSAYLFTYVSMGELWAFLIGWNLVLEYVIAGAAVARAWSGYLDAMFDHHIRNFTEAHVGIWQVPLLARYPDFLAAGILLLASTFVSCGARVSSWLNHTLSAISMVVILFIIILGFVLARSHNWGKEEGGFAPFGFSGIMSGTATCFYAFVGFDVIAASSEEARNPKRAVPLAIAISLGLAASAYILVSTVLTLMVPWHSLDPNSALADAFYQRGYSWAGYLVATGSICAMTTVLLNGLFCLPRIIYAMAVDGLFFQAFAYVHPRTQVPLVGILVFGVLTVLVALLLDLEALVQFLSIGTLLAYTFVAISIIVLRFQKAPLSSSPSPASPRPAAKEYNSFSDHIELVGTEQVPAPEPGQLRPALRPYLGFLDRCSPGVAVASAICVLVASAITLGCVLIFGDSALHLPRWGYILLLLLCSIMFLLSLLVLGAHQQQRQQDTFQIPMVPLIPALSILLNICLMLKLSYLTWVRFSIWLLIGEWGARLVSWAGCRRRVRRASRAETCHSCSCHPCRTLGIFRLWHLAQQGEPAGAAGADHHTLCGFL; from the exons ATGGAGCCCCTGAGGCGGAGAgggcctcccacccacccctgtcccagccctgccctctggcAGGCCAGTGTTAAGCGGCTCACTACCCCTGGGTGGGATCAGAGGGAAGACAGAAGGCTGGGCAGCCTGTCACTCCCCTCTGGCCCTGGTAGGTGCCAGCAGCTGGCTTGGTGCTCCTCTCAGCTGCCTGCAATGGCTTCAGGACTGCCCAGCACTGCCGGCCTGGCGCGCTTCTGCCAGAAGCTGAAACGGCTGAAGCCGCTGGAGGAGGCCACCATGGAGACATCGCTGCAGCGCTGCCTGTCCGCGCTGGACCTGACCCTGCTGGGAGTGGGGGCCATGGTGGGCTCGGGCCTCTATGTGCTCACCGGTACCGTGGCCAAGGAGATAACCGGCCCGGCCGTGATCGTGTCCTTCACTGTGGCCGCCGTGGCCTCCCTGCTGGCGGCCCTGTGTTACGCTGAGTTTGGGGCACGCGTGCCCCGCACAGGCTCTGCCTACCTGTTCACCTATGTGTCCATGGGCGAGCTGTGGGCCTTCCTCATCGGCTGGAACCTGGTGCTCGAGTACGTCATAGCTGGTGCTGCTGTGGCCCGCGCCTGGAGCGGCTACCTGGACGCCATGTTCGACCACCACATCCGCAACTTCACCGAGGCCCATGTGGGCATCTGGCAGGTGCCCCTCCTGGCCAGATATCCTGACTTCCTGGCTGCCGGCATCCTACTTTTGGCCTCCACCTTCGTCTCCTGCGGAGCCCGTGTCTCCTCCTGGCTCAACCACACCTTATCTGCCATCAGCATGGTCGTCATCCTCTTCATCATCATCCTGGGGTTTGTCCTCGCCCGCTCACACAACTGGGGCAAGGAGGAGGGCGGCTTTGCACCCTTCGGCTTCTCCGGTATCATGTCCGGCACCGCGACCTGCTTCTATGCCTTCGTGGGCTTTGACGTTATTGCCGCCTCTAGTGAGGAGGCCCGGAACCCGAAGCGAGCCGTGCCCCTGGCCATTGCCATCTCGCTTGGCCTCGCAGCCAGCGCCTACATCCTGGTCTCCACGGTGCTCACCCTCATGGTGCCCTGGCACAGCCTGGACCCTAATTCAGCGCTCGCTGACGCCTTCTACCAGCGGGGCTACAGCTGGGCTGGCTACCTCGTGGCGACTGGCTCCATCTGCG CCATGACCACTGTCCTGCTCAACGGTCTCTTCTGCCTTCCCCGCATCATCTACGCCATGGCCGTCGACGGGCTATTCTTCCAGGCATTTGCCTACGTGCACCCCCGGACACAGGTGCCTCTGGTAGGCATCCTGGTGTTCGGGGTTCTCACGGTTTTGGTGGCGCTGCTGCTGGACCTCGAGGCATTGGTCCAGTTCCTGTCCATTGGCACACTGCTGGCCTACACCTTCGTGGCCATCAGCATTATCGTGCTGCGATTCCAGAAGGCCCCTCTGTCCAGTTCCCCAAGCCCAGCCAGCCCCCGCCCTGCGGCCAAGGAGTACAATTCCTTCTCAGACCACATAGAGCTGGTGGGCACCGAGCAGGTCCCAGCCCCCGAGCCTGGGCAGCTGCGGCCAGCCCTGAGGCCCTACTTGGGCTTCCTGGATAGGTGCAGCCCTGGAGTGGCCGTGGCTTCAGCGATCTGCGTCCTGGTGGCCTCAGCCATCACCCTGGGCTGTGTGCTGATCTTCGGGGACTCAGCCCTGCACCTCCCTCGCTGGGGCTACATCCTGCTGCTTCTGCTCTGCAGCATCATGTTTCTGCTCAGTCTCCTCGTCCTGGGGGCCCACCAGCAGCAACGCCAGCAGGACACCTTCCAG ATCCCCATGGTGCCCCTGATTCCAGCCTTGAGCATTCTCCTCAACATCTGCCTCATGCTGAAGCTGAGCTACCTGACCTGGGTGCGCTTCTCCATCTGGCTGCTGATTGGTGAGTGGGGGGCCAGGCTGGTGTCCTGGGCCGGCTGCaggaggagggtgaggagggCGAGCAGGGCTGAGACCTGCCATTCATGCTCGTGCCACCCCTGCAGGACTCTTGGTATATTTCGGCTATGGCATCTGGCACAGCAAGGAGAACCAGCGGGAGCTGCCGGGGCTGACCATCACACGCTATGTGGTTTTCTCTAG
- the SLC7A4 gene encoding cationic amino acid transporter 4 isoform X2, which produces MEPLRRRGPPTHPCPSPALWQASVKRLTTPGWDQREDRRLGSLSLPSGPGRCQQLAWCSSQLPAMASGLPSTAGLARFCQKLKRLKPLEEATMETSLQRCLSALDLTLLGVGAMVGSGLYVLTGTVAKEITGPAVIVSFTVAAVASLLAALCYAEFGARVPRTGSAYLFTYVSMGELWAFLIGWNLVLEYVIAGAAVARAWSGYLDAMFDHHIRNFTEAHVGIWQVPLLARYPDFLAAGILLLASTFVSCGARVSSWLNHTLSAISMVVILFIIILGFVLARSHNWGKEEGGFAPFGFSGIMSGTATCFYAFVGFDVIAASSEEARNPKRAVPLAIAISLGLAASAYILVSTVLTLMVPWHSLDPNSALADAFYQRGYSWAGYLVATGSICAMTTVLLNGLFCLPRIIYAMAVDGLFFQAFAYVHPRTQVPLVGILVFGVLTVLVALLLDLEALVQFLSIGTLLAYTFVAISIIVLRFQKAPLSSSPSPASPRPAAKEYNSFSDHIELVGTEQVPAPEPGQLRPALRPYLGFLDRCSPGVAVASAICVLVASAITLGCVLIFGDSALHLPRWGYILLLLLCSIMFLLSLLVLGAHQQQRQQDTFQIPMVPLIPALSILLNICLMLKLSYLTWVRFSIWLLIGLLVYFGYGIWHSKENQRELPGLTITRYVVFSSGSLEETVQVVQPPSQVPAQEPSSP; this is translated from the exons ATGGAGCCCCTGAGGCGGAGAgggcctcccacccacccctgtcccagccctgccctctggcAGGCCAGTGTTAAGCGGCTCACTACCCCTGGGTGGGATCAGAGGGAAGACAGAAGGCTGGGCAGCCTGTCACTCCCCTCTGGCCCTGGTAGGTGCCAGCAGCTGGCTTGGTGCTCCTCTCAGCTGCCTGCAATGGCTTCAGGACTGCCCAGCACTGCCGGCCTGGCGCGCTTCTGCCAGAAGCTGAAACGGCTGAAGCCGCTGGAGGAGGCCACCATGGAGACATCGCTGCAGCGCTGCCTGTCCGCGCTGGACCTGACCCTGCTGGGAGTGGGGGCCATGGTGGGCTCGGGCCTCTATGTGCTCACCGGTACCGTGGCCAAGGAGATAACCGGCCCGGCCGTGATCGTGTCCTTCACTGTGGCCGCCGTGGCCTCCCTGCTGGCGGCCCTGTGTTACGCTGAGTTTGGGGCACGCGTGCCCCGCACAGGCTCTGCCTACCTGTTCACCTATGTGTCCATGGGCGAGCTGTGGGCCTTCCTCATCGGCTGGAACCTGGTGCTCGAGTACGTCATAGCTGGTGCTGCTGTGGCCCGCGCCTGGAGCGGCTACCTGGACGCCATGTTCGACCACCACATCCGCAACTTCACCGAGGCCCATGTGGGCATCTGGCAGGTGCCCCTCCTGGCCAGATATCCTGACTTCCTGGCTGCCGGCATCCTACTTTTGGCCTCCACCTTCGTCTCCTGCGGAGCCCGTGTCTCCTCCTGGCTCAACCACACCTTATCTGCCATCAGCATGGTCGTCATCCTCTTCATCATCATCCTGGGGTTTGTCCTCGCCCGCTCACACAACTGGGGCAAGGAGGAGGGCGGCTTTGCACCCTTCGGCTTCTCCGGTATCATGTCCGGCACCGCGACCTGCTTCTATGCCTTCGTGGGCTTTGACGTTATTGCCGCCTCTAGTGAGGAGGCCCGGAACCCGAAGCGAGCCGTGCCCCTGGCCATTGCCATCTCGCTTGGCCTCGCAGCCAGCGCCTACATCCTGGTCTCCACGGTGCTCACCCTCATGGTGCCCTGGCACAGCCTGGACCCTAATTCAGCGCTCGCTGACGCCTTCTACCAGCGGGGCTACAGCTGGGCTGGCTACCTCGTGGCGACTGGCTCCATCTGCG CCATGACCACTGTCCTGCTCAACGGTCTCTTCTGCCTTCCCCGCATCATCTACGCCATGGCCGTCGACGGGCTATTCTTCCAGGCATTTGCCTACGTGCACCCCCGGACACAGGTGCCTCTGGTAGGCATCCTGGTGTTCGGGGTTCTCACGGTTTTGGTGGCGCTGCTGCTGGACCTCGAGGCATTGGTCCAGTTCCTGTCCATTGGCACACTGCTGGCCTACACCTTCGTGGCCATCAGCATTATCGTGCTGCGATTCCAGAAGGCCCCTCTGTCCAGTTCCCCAAGCCCAGCCAGCCCCCGCCCTGCGGCCAAGGAGTACAATTCCTTCTCAGACCACATAGAGCTGGTGGGCACCGAGCAGGTCCCAGCCCCCGAGCCTGGGCAGCTGCGGCCAGCCCTGAGGCCCTACTTGGGCTTCCTGGATAGGTGCAGCCCTGGAGTGGCCGTGGCTTCAGCGATCTGCGTCCTGGTGGCCTCAGCCATCACCCTGGGCTGTGTGCTGATCTTCGGGGACTCAGCCCTGCACCTCCCTCGCTGGGGCTACATCCTGCTGCTTCTGCTCTGCAGCATCATGTTTCTGCTCAGTCTCCTCGTCCTGGGGGCCCACCAGCAGCAACGCCAGCAGGACACCTTCCAG ATCCCCATGGTGCCCCTGATTCCAGCCTTGAGCATTCTCCTCAACATCTGCCTCATGCTGAAGCTGAGCTACCTGACCTGGGTGCGCTTCTCCATCTGGCTGCTGATTG GACTCTTGGTATATTTCGGCTATGGCATCTGGCACAGCAAGGAGAACCAGCGGGAGCTGCCGGGGCTGACCATCACACGCTATGTGGTTTTCTCTAGCGGCAGCCTGGAGGAGACAGTGCAGGTTGTGCAGCCCCCCAGCCAGGTGCCAGCCCAGGAGCCCAGCAGTCCATGA